ATTTTATTGGATAAGAATAGTATTAAGGTAATAGAATTAGAAGATAAAAAAGAGATATTATCAACTAATATTGGAGAGATTGATATTTTTGATAATGATAAAATAATTTTTAAAGAAAATGATAAAATTCTTTTATATGATAAAAAAGGAGAAATTATATTAACTATTAAAAATGAAAAAATTAAATTTATACAAAATAACTATATTGTTACAAATAAAAAGATATATTTATTATAACTATTAAAAAGGAGATAGGAAAATGGAGAGAAAAAATATAGATAATAAAATAATATTATATAATAAAGGTGGAATAAAAGTATTTAAAGTAACTCTAATTTTCTTTCAAGAAATAAAAAAATATTTTACAAAAGATGATATAGTATTTTATATAAATATAAATGGAATAGTTTCAATAAATAATATTATTTTGTTTAATGAAGAAGGAATTTTTCTAAAAAATAGTTTAGAACTAGAAAAGATAAAAAATATAACTGAAAATTATTTTGGAACAATATATCTTATAAAGAAAAATTTTTTTAAAGAACTAGGAATAGATATATTTCAACAAGATAGTAAAAAATTTAGAGTACAAACAAAAGAAATTTTTGGATTTTTTAAGTGGAGAAAATTTGAAGAAAAGTTATGTGATATTCAAGTATTTTTTTCAATATTTAGTATTTTAAAATTAATAATAGATAAAGAAATAGAAATAGAGGAACTTCCATATCTAAAATATAAAAATAGAATAATTGACATGATAGATAATAATATTGATAAAAAAATAAAAGATATAGTAGAAAGAATATGCAGCGATTTGAAAATATCAATTCCCACTTATTATAAAATATTTAAAATAATTTTTAATGAAACTCCTAAAAAATATATTATAGAGAAAAAATTGAGTAAAAGTTGTTATGAGTTGAGTAGAAATGACAAAAGTATAGATGAAATAGCAAAAAATATAGGATTTTCTAAAGTATTGTATTTAAAAAAATTTTTAGATTATTATGGATATAAGGTAGATGAATTTAGAAAGATAGAGGAAAGTATATGCAGGAAATAACTAAAATTATATATTCAAATAATTTTTTTAATGTAATTAAAGTAGAGAATAATCTTCAATTAGATAATATTTTAGATGAACGAGAAGCTGTAATAATGATATTGTTAGAAGGAAAAATTTATTTTTATAATGAGAGAATATTGAAAGAAAAACAATATATAATAAGCAAGGTAGAAAATGTTTTAAAAGGGATAAAAATATTATCTAATAACTATAAAATGATTATAATCACATTAAAAGAGAGTTTTTTAAAAGAAATGGGAATTTTTAAAATAGAAAAAACTATACATACTAACCTTGATAATTACTGTGCTGAATTAATTCGTAATTTGAAAGAAGAGTACTTATTGGAAAATCCTTGTTATCCAATAGAAGTTATAGTTAAATTTTTTAAAATTCATAATTTTTTGAGTGAAGAAACTCTCAAATATTTTAATATTTTAGAAAAAAATAAATATCAAAAAGTTTTTAAAATTATAGAAACTAATATAAAATTATTACCTGAAGATATAGAGAAAAAAATTTTTGAAAGTTTAAAAATAGAAAAGAAGAAACTAGAGGAGCTGATTTATATTTCTCAAAAATTGACTTTAGAGAAATATATTTTTA
Above is a window of Fusobacterium mortiferum ATCC 9817 DNA encoding:
- a CDS encoding helix-turn-helix domain-containing protein, with product MERKNIDNKIILYNKGGIKVFKVTLIFFQEIKKYFTKDDIVFYININGIVSINNIILFNEEGIFLKNSLELEKIKNITENYFGTIYLIKKNFFKELGIDIFQQDSKKFRVQTKEIFGFFKWRKFEEKLCDIQVFFSIFSILKLIIDKEIEIEELPYLKYKNRIIDMIDNNIDKKIKDIVERICSDLKISIPTYYKIFKIIFNETPKKYIIEKKLSKSCYELSRNDKSIDEIAKNIGFSKVLYLKKFLDYYGYKVDEFRKIEESICRK